In Janibacter sp. CX7, a single genomic region encodes these proteins:
- a CDS encoding phospho-sugar mutase — protein sequence MSYTSRHAADVSDDLLTAAREWAADDPDPATRGELLTVVSAAEGGNPAAVADLADRFTGLLQFGTAGLRGALGAGPHRMNRAVVIRAAAGLVAHLQEASSAPFVVIGRDARYNSDAFAIDTAAVVTAAGGRAVLLPEPLPTPVLAFAIRHLGADAGVMVTASHNPPQDNGYKVYLGDGSQIVPPSDAQIAAKIDQVASVASVPRAESGWEVLGDEVLEAYLDAVSGVVGLDTPRDLSVLHTALHGVGDTTVERAFERAGFAAPAKVAEQAAPDPDFPTVAFPNPEEDGALDAALAAARATSPDLVIANDPDADRCAVAVPDPAVDGGWRLLRGDELGVLLASHLIMRGVPKGRRMANSIVSSRLLAAMCRLSGVAHEETLTGFKWIARVEGLHYGYEEALGYCVAPDLVRDKDGVSAALLVAELAAILKAEGRTLLDVLDDLHRQLGVHATDAFSIRVEDLTDIGRIMDRLRQEPPTEVADSPVASAEDLSVGAGGLPPTDGLRYLLDDDSRIIVRPSGTEPKLKVYLEAIEPVASPDDLSAARERAAERLGRVRAAMESLTAL from the coding sequence ATGAGCTACACCTCCCGCCACGCCGCCGACGTCTCCGACGACCTGCTCACCGCCGCGCGCGAGTGGGCTGCCGACGACCCCGACCCGGCGACCCGGGGGGAGCTCCTGACGGTCGTCTCCGCTGCCGAAGGGGGGAACCCGGCCGCCGTCGCCGACCTCGCCGACCGCTTCACCGGGCTGCTCCAGTTCGGCACCGCCGGCCTGCGCGGCGCCCTCGGCGCCGGCCCCCATCGCATGAACCGGGCCGTCGTCATCCGCGCCGCCGCGGGCCTCGTGGCCCACCTGCAGGAGGCGAGCTCCGCTCCCTTCGTCGTCATCGGCCGCGACGCGCGGTACAACTCCGACGCTTTTGCCATCGACACGGCGGCGGTCGTCACCGCCGCCGGCGGGCGCGCGGTGCTGCTGCCGGAGCCGCTGCCGACGCCGGTGCTCGCCTTCGCCATCCGGCACCTCGGCGCCGACGCGGGCGTCATGGTCACGGCCAGCCACAACCCGCCTCAGGACAACGGCTACAAGGTCTACCTCGGCGACGGCAGCCAGATCGTGCCGCCGAGCGATGCGCAGATCGCGGCGAAGATCGACCAGGTCGCGAGCGTCGCGTCGGTGCCGCGCGCCGAGTCCGGCTGGGAGGTCCTCGGCGACGAAGTGCTCGAGGCCTACCTCGACGCCGTCTCGGGAGTCGTCGGCCTCGACACCCCGCGCGACCTCTCCGTGCTGCACACCGCGCTCCACGGGGTCGGCGACACGACGGTCGAGCGCGCCTTCGAGCGGGCCGGCTTCGCCGCGCCGGCCAAGGTCGCCGAGCAGGCGGCACCTGACCCCGACTTCCCCACCGTCGCCTTCCCCAACCCCGAGGAGGACGGTGCGCTCGACGCCGCCCTGGCGGCCGCCCGCGCGACCTCACCCGACCTCGTCATCGCCAACGACCCCGATGCCGACCGCTGCGCCGTGGCCGTGCCCGACCCCGCGGTCGACGGCGGCTGGCGGCTGCTGCGCGGCGACGAGCTCGGCGTCCTGCTCGCCTCGCACCTGATCATGCGCGGCGTGCCCAAGGGCCGCCGGATGGCCAACTCGATCGTCAGCTCCCGGCTGCTCGCCGCGATGTGCCGGCTGTCCGGGGTGGCGCACGAGGAGACGCTCACCGGCTTCAAGTGGATCGCCCGGGTCGAGGGGCTGCACTACGGCTACGAGGAGGCGCTCGGCTACTGCGTCGCCCCCGACCTCGTGCGCGACAAGGACGGCGTCTCGGCCGCGCTGCTCGTCGCCGAGCTCGCCGCGATCCTCAAGGCCGAGGGTCGCACCCTGCTCGACGTCCTCGACGACCTGCACCGCCAGCTCGGTGTGCACGCGACCGATGCCTTCTCGATCCGCGTCGAGGACCTCACCGACATCGGGCGGATCATGGACCGGCTGCGCCAGGAGCCGCCGACCGAGGTCGCCGACTCCCCCGTCGCGAGCGCCGAAGACCTCTCGGTCGGCGCCGGCGGGCTGCCGCCGACCGACGGGCTGCGCTACCTGCTCGACGACGACTCGCGGATCATCGTTCGCCCCTCCGGCACCGAGCCGAAGCTCAAGGTCTACCTCGAGGCGATCGAGCCGGTCGCCTCCCCGGACGACCTGTCGGCGGCACGTGAGCGGGCCGCCGAGCGCCTCGGCCGGGTGCGGGCGGCGATGGAGTCGCTCACGGCGCTCTAG
- a CDS encoding YigZ family protein: MATTSYLTVARDGEVEIEVKRSRFLCTLQRVEDEGSARAVVERLRKQHWDARHHCSAFVLGPDRGVARSSDDGEPSGTAGAPMLEVLTGHEVSDVVAVVTRWFGGVLLGTGGLVRAYGDAVRAGLESVGTLRRELVVEHELVVSHVEAGRVDNELRSRGVHVVDADYAAEVTLTLGVPATEVAGLTPLVAELTAGSGRLREVGSRWVDALG, encoded by the coding sequence ATGGCCACGACGTCCTACCTCACCGTCGCCCGCGACGGCGAGGTCGAGATCGAGGTCAAGCGGTCGCGCTTCCTGTGCACCCTCCAGCGGGTCGAGGACGAAGGGAGCGCCCGTGCCGTCGTCGAGCGGCTGCGCAAGCAGCACTGGGACGCCCGGCACCACTGCTCGGCCTTCGTCCTGGGGCCGGACCGCGGGGTGGCCCGCTCGTCGGACGACGGCGAGCCGTCGGGCACGGCCGGCGCCCCGATGCTCGAGGTCCTCACCGGGCACGAGGTGAGCGATGTCGTCGCGGTCGTCACCCGGTGGTTCGGCGGGGTGCTGCTCGGCACCGGCGGTCTCGTGCGGGCCTACGGCGACGCGGTGCGCGCCGGGCTGGAGTCGGTGGGCACGCTGCGGCGCGAGCTCGTCGTCGAGCACGAGCTCGTCGTGTCGCACGTCGAGGCGGGGCGCGTGGACAACGAGCTTCGCTCGCGGGGCGTGCACGTCGTCGACGCCGACTACGCCGCCGAGGTCACCCTGACGCTCGGGGTCCCGGCCACCGAGGTCGCCGGGCTCACGCCCCTCGTCGCGGAGCTGACCGCCGGCTCCGGGCGGCTGCGCGAGGTGGGGTCGCGCTGGGTCGACGCCCTAGGCTGA
- a CDS encoding purine-nucleoside phosphorylase yields the protein MTQTADTQDPFALARDAAAVIAERTGVATHDVALVLGSGWGQTADRVGRTVATVEQAEVPGFTAAAVAGHSGQLRSVEIADTGRRALVFGTRTHFYEGRGVRAVVHAVRTAAAAGCRAIVLTNGCGGLRPKWGPGTPVLISDHINLTATSPIEGANFVDLTDLYSPRLRELAREVDADLDEGVYAQFRGPHYETPAEVRMAGILGADLVGMSTTLEAIAAREAGLEVLGVSLVTNAAAGISETPLAHDEVVAAGQAAAERCGTLLASIVAKI from the coding sequence GTGACCCAGACCGCTGACACCCAGGACCCCTTCGCCCTCGCCCGCGACGCAGCGGCCGTCATCGCCGAGCGCACCGGCGTCGCGACCCACGACGTCGCCCTCGTCCTCGGCTCCGGCTGGGGCCAGACCGCAGACCGGGTCGGCCGCACCGTCGCCACCGTCGAGCAGGCCGAGGTGCCCGGCTTCACCGCGGCGGCCGTCGCCGGCCACTCCGGGCAGCTGCGCTCCGTCGAGATCGCCGACACCGGCCGCCGGGCGCTCGTCTTCGGCACCCGCACGCACTTCTACGAAGGGCGTGGCGTGCGCGCCGTCGTCCACGCGGTGCGCACGGCGGCGGCCGCCGGCTGCCGCGCGATCGTCCTCACCAACGGCTGCGGCGGGCTGCGGCCGAAGTGGGGCCCGGGCACCCCGGTCCTCATCAGCGACCACATCAACCTCACGGCGACCTCGCCGATCGAGGGCGCCAACTTCGTCGACCTCACCGACCTCTACTCCCCCCGCCTGCGCGAGCTGGCCCGCGAGGTCGACGCCGACCTCGACGAGGGCGTCTACGCGCAGTTCCGCGGACCGCACTACGAGACCCCCGCCGAGGTGCGCATGGCCGGCATCCTCGGCGCCGACCTCGTCGGCATGTCGACGACGCTCGAGGCGATCGCCGCCCGCGAGGCCGGGCTCGAGGTCCTCGGCGTCTCGCTCGTCACCAATGCCGCCGCCGGCATCAGCGAGACCCCGCTGGCGCACGACGAGGTCGTCGCCGCCGGTCAGGCCGCTGCCGAGCGGTGCGGCACCCTCCTCGCCAGCATCGTCGCCAAGATCTGA
- a CDS encoding cupin domain-containing protein, with the protein MPELNDAPSIIDVPGGKVIAEHVGRVATGSAAMSVAHMKAPAGWSEPAQRPDFDEVTLVVAGTVLVEHDGGTTEVHAGQSIVTRAGERVRYSTGDAGAEYVAICTPAFAPETVHREDDE; encoded by the coding sequence GTGCCCGAGCTCAACGACGCCCCGTCGATCATCGACGTGCCGGGCGGCAAGGTCATCGCCGAGCACGTCGGCCGGGTCGCGACCGGCAGCGCGGCGATGTCGGTCGCCCACATGAAGGCGCCGGCCGGCTGGTCCGAGCCGGCCCAGCGGCCCGACTTCGACGAGGTGACGCTCGTGGTCGCGGGGACGGTCCTCGTCGAGCACGACGGCGGCACCACCGAGGTGCACGCCGGCCAGAGCATCGTGACCAGGGCGGGGGAGCGGGTGCGCTACTCGACCGGGGACGCCGGCGCCGAGTACGTCGCCATCTGCACGCCCGCCTTCGCCCCCGAGACGGTCCACCGGGAGGACGACGAGTGA
- a CDS encoding antitoxin, whose protein sequence is MSNSPQQFNGGEYVDKARDAARDHPDQARGAIDKVQEAVDKRTGGKFTSIIDKAGDFVEDKLGLPEGKKAEPKADSAPKADTEPKADGSTGGGALPG, encoded by the coding sequence ATGAGCAACAGCCCGCAGCAGTTCAACGGCGGCGAGTACGTCGACAAGGCGCGCGACGCGGCCCGGGACCACCCCGACCAGGCGCGCGGTGCGATCGACAAGGTCCAGGAGGCCGTCGACAAGCGCACCGGCGGCAAGTTCACGTCGATCATCGACAAGGCCGGCGACTTCGTCGAGGACAAGCTCGGCCTGCCGGAGGGGAAGAAGGCGGAGCCCAAGGCGGACTCGGCCCCCAAGGCCGACACGGAACCGAAGGCCGACGGCTCGACCGGCGGCGGGGCCCTGCCCGGCTGA
- a CDS encoding NAD(P)H-quinone dehydrogenase, whose translation MGGVTRTNSVVILGGGPGGYEAALVAAHLGASVTVVDRDGIGGAAVLTDCVPSKTLIATADYLGGIETASDLGVHLEDHEGDVATETVAELDAINRRVRNLAAAQSADITARLQEVGVRVVPGTGRLASPSEVVVEGPDGGTETIAADVVLLSTGATPRVLPTAQPDGERILTWQQIYELPEIPDKLIVVGSGVTGAELAQAYLGLGTDVTLISSRELVLPGEDQDAAAVIEDVFRRRGMTVLNRSRMASAERRGDGVVVTLEDGREVEGSHVLIAVGAVPNTRDIGLEEVGVELSDSGHIVTDRVSRTSVRGIYAAGDCTGVFALASVAAMQGRTAMAHALGDAVTPLRLSAVSANVFTDPEIATVGMSAADAADNSDVEAVMMPLSRNPRAKMLGIEEGFVKLFAYRGTGTLLGGVVVAPRASELIFPVAIAVQNRLSVDQVASTFTVYPSLTGTLAEAARRLHPLHGE comes from the coding sequence ATGGGAGGCGTGACTCGAACGAACTCTGTTGTGATCCTCGGCGGCGGCCCGGGCGGCTACGAGGCGGCCCTCGTGGCCGCGCACCTGGGGGCGTCGGTCACCGTCGTCGACCGGGACGGCATCGGCGGGGCCGCGGTGCTCACCGACTGCGTCCCGAGCAAGACCCTCATCGCGACGGCCGACTACCTCGGCGGCATCGAGACCGCCTCCGACCTCGGCGTGCACCTCGAGGACCACGAGGGCGACGTCGCGACCGAGACGGTCGCCGAGCTCGACGCGATCAACCGCCGGGTGCGCAACCTCGCGGCCGCGCAGTCCGCCGACATCACCGCCCGGCTGCAGGAGGTCGGGGTGCGGGTCGTGCCCGGCACCGGCCGGCTCGCCTCGCCGAGCGAGGTCGTCGTCGAGGGTCCCGACGGGGGCACCGAGACGATCGCCGCCGACGTCGTCCTGCTGAGCACGGGCGCCACCCCGCGGGTGCTGCCGACGGCGCAGCCCGACGGTGAGCGGATCCTCACCTGGCAGCAGATCTACGAGCTGCCCGAGATCCCCGACAAGCTCATCGTCGTCGGCTCGGGCGTCACCGGCGCCGAGCTCGCGCAGGCCTACCTCGGCCTGGGCACCGACGTCACGTTGATCTCCTCGCGCGAGCTCGTCCTGCCGGGCGAGGACCAGGACGCGGCCGCGGTCATCGAGGACGTCTTCCGCCGCCGGGGCATGACGGTGCTCAACCGCTCGCGCATGGCCTCCGCCGAGCGGCGCGGCGACGGCGTCGTCGTCACCCTCGAGGACGGCCGTGAGGTCGAGGGCAGCCACGTGCTCATCGCCGTCGGCGCCGTGCCCAACACCCGCGACATCGGTCTCGAGGAGGTCGGCGTCGAGCTCAGCGACTCCGGCCACATCGTCACCGACCGTGTCTCGCGGACCTCGGTCCGCGGCATCTACGCGGCGGGCGACTGCACCGGCGTCTTCGCGCTCGCCTCCGTCGCGGCGATGCAGGGCCGCACGGCCATGGCGCACGCTCTGGGCGACGCGGTGACCCCCCTTCGGCTCTCGGCGGTGTCGGCCAATGTCTTCACCGATCCCGAGATCGCGACGGTCGGCATGAGCGCCGCCGACGCGGCCGACAACTCCGACGTGGAGGCCGTGATGATGCCGCTCTCGCGCAACCCGCGGGCCAAGATGCTCGGCATCGAGGAGGGCTTCGTCAAGCTCTTCGCCTACCGGGGGACCGGCACGCTGCTCGGCGGGGTCGTCGTCGCGCCGCGCGCCTCGGAGCTGATCTTCCCCGTGGCCATCGCCGTGCAGAACAGGCTCTCCGTCGACCAGGTCGCCTCGACCTTCACCGTCTACCCCTCGCTCACCGGCACCCTCGCCGAGGCAGCCCGACGGCTGCACCCCCTGCACGGGGAGTGA
- the deoC gene encoding deoxyribose-phosphate aldolase translates to MTRRPPFAPGTTLTVQDVADLVDHALLKPELTPDEVAASVRELAAQRIWSVCVRPSDVALAAETIAAVDGSPTRVCTVIGFPHGTTSTAAKVAESRQALADGATELDMVLNIGRLRGGDITAVRDDIAAVVEVGHEAGALVKVIFETALLDERAKVDACRASADAGADFTKTSTGFAGGGATLADVALMRANTPESMEVKASGGVRDIPTLLAMLAEGVTRIGTSSTAALLAGAEQVGPAGLVVPQPGQTADAGPSDTY, encoded by the coding sequence ATGACTCGCCGTCCCCCCTTCGCCCCCGGCACGACGCTCACCGTCCAGGACGTCGCCGACCTCGTCGACCACGCGCTGCTCAAGCCGGAGCTGACCCCCGACGAAGTGGCCGCCTCCGTTCGCGAGCTCGCGGCCCAGCGCATCTGGAGCGTCTGCGTGCGCCCGAGCGACGTCGCCCTCGCCGCGGAGACCATCGCGGCGGTCGACGGCAGCCCGACCCGGGTGTGCACGGTCATCGGGTTCCCCCACGGCACGACCTCGACGGCGGCGAAGGTCGCCGAGTCGCGGCAGGCCCTGGCCGACGGCGCGACCGAGCTCGACATGGTGCTCAACATCGGCCGGCTGCGCGGCGGTGACATCACCGCGGTGCGCGACGACATCGCGGCCGTCGTCGAGGTGGGTCACGAGGCTGGCGCCCTGGTCAAGGTCATCTTCGAGACTGCGCTGCTCGACGAGCGCGCCAAGGTCGACGCCTGCCGGGCGAGCGCCGACGCGGGGGCCGACTTCACGAAGACGTCCACGGGCTTCGCCGGCGGGGGCGCGACCCTCGCCGACGTGGCACTCATGCGGGCCAACACCCCCGAGAGCATGGAGGTCAAGGCCTCCGGCGGCGTGCGCGACATCCCCACGCTCCTCGCGATGCTCGCCGAGGGCGTCACCCGCATCGGCACCTCGAGCACGGCGGCCCTGCTGGCCGGCGCCGAGCAGGTCGGGCCCGCGGGCCTCGTCGTGCCGCAGCCGGGTCAGACCGCGGACGCGGGTCCGAGCGACACCTACTGA
- a CDS encoding adenosine deaminase gives MSLDEASIRALPKVVLHDHLDGGVRPQTVLEIADEVGHELPVSGADRSAEGLARWFRESADSGSLVRYLETFEHTVGVMQTAPALRRVARESVLDLARDGVVYAESRYAPEQHLGAGLSLEQVVEEVDAGFREGEEEAAAEGHPIVVRGLLTAMRHAAKSREIAELAVRYRDRGVAGFDIAGAEAGHPPSRHLDAFEYLRRENAHFTIHAGEAFGLPSIWEALQWCGADRLGHGVRIVDDIGFRGATVTDDPLAANQAAREDPSQLRLGRLAAYVRDTRVPLEMCPHSNVQTGAAPSIAAHPITLLARLRYRVTLNTDNRLMSDTSMTREMLALVTEAGWDLEDLRWVTTNAMKSAFLPFDERLELIEGRIKPAYAALA, from the coding sequence GTGAGCCTCGACGAGGCGAGCATCCGCGCGCTGCCCAAGGTGGTCCTTCACGACCACCTCGACGGCGGCGTGCGCCCCCAGACCGTCCTCGAGATCGCCGACGAGGTCGGTCACGAGCTGCCGGTGAGCGGTGCCGACCGGTCGGCCGAGGGACTGGCGCGGTGGTTCCGCGAGTCGGCCGACTCCGGCTCGCTCGTGCGCTACCTCGAGACCTTCGAGCACACCGTCGGCGTCATGCAGACGGCACCCGCGCTGCGCCGCGTGGCGCGCGAGTCGGTCCTCGACCTCGCCCGCGACGGCGTCGTCTACGCCGAGTCGCGCTATGCCCCCGAGCAGCACCTGGGCGCCGGCCTGAGCCTCGAGCAGGTCGTCGAGGAGGTCGACGCCGGCTTCCGCGAAGGGGAGGAGGAGGCCGCGGCGGAGGGACACCCGATCGTCGTGCGGGGCCTGCTCACCGCGATGCGGCACGCCGCGAAGTCCCGGGAGATCGCCGAGCTCGCGGTGCGCTACCGCGACCGTGGGGTGGCCGGCTTCGACATCGCGGGGGCAGAGGCGGGGCACCCGCCGAGCCGGCACCTCGACGCCTTCGAGTACCTGCGCCGCGAAAATGCGCACTTCACGATCCACGCCGGCGAGGCCTTCGGCCTGCCGAGCATCTGGGAGGCGCTGCAGTGGTGCGGCGCCGACCGGCTCGGGCACGGGGTGCGGATCGTCGACGACATCGGCTTCCGCGGGGCGACCGTCACCGACGACCCGCTCGCGGCGAACCAGGCGGCGCGCGAGGACCCCTCGCAGCTTCGGCTGGGGCGGCTCGCCGCCTATGTCCGCGACACCCGGGTGCCGCTCGAGATGTGCCCCCACAGCAATGTGCAGACCGGCGCGGCGCCCTCGATCGCAGCGCACCCGATCACCCTCCTCGCGCGGCTGCGCTACCGGGTCACGCTCAACACCGACAACCGGCTGATGTCGGACACCTCGATGACCCGGGAGATGCTCGCCCTGGTCACCGAGGCCGGCTGGGACCTCGAGGACCTGCGCTGGGTGACGACGAACGCGATGAAGTCCGCCTTCCTCCCCTTCGACGAGAGGCTGGAGCTCATCGAGGGGCGGATCAAGCCCGCCTACGCGGCCCTTGCCTGA
- a CDS encoding uridine kinase — MPTPALPPSTGRVVVLAGPSGSGKSRLAARLHRDHGWPVVRLDDFYKDLDAPGLPRSEELGMVDWDHPDSWDEAAAIAALSTLLATGTAAMPIYDISVSRATGEHTVTARPDDLVVAEGIFAAEAIPALREAGLLHSAWCIRHHRLKTFVLRLARDLKERRKPPLTLVRRGLVLMRDEPRVVARHVELGARCATPRQAERELAGA, encoded by the coding sequence GTGCCGACGCCAGCCCTGCCCCCTTCGACCGGACGTGTCGTCGTCCTCGCCGGGCCGAGCGGGTCCGGCAAGTCCCGTCTCGCCGCCCGCCTGCACCGTGACCACGGGTGGCCGGTCGTGCGCCTCGACGACTTCTACAAGGACCTCGACGCCCCCGGCCTGCCCCGCAGCGAAGAGCTCGGGATGGTCGACTGGGACCACCCCGACAGCTGGGACGAGGCGGCGGCGATCGCCGCGCTGAGCACCCTCCTGGCGACCGGGACGGCGGCGATGCCGATCTATGACATCAGCGTCTCGCGGGCCACGGGCGAGCACACCGTGACCGCGCGGCCGGACGACCTCGTCGTCGCCGAGGGGATCTTCGCGGCCGAGGCGATCCCGGCCCTGCGCGAGGCCGGTCTGCTCCACTCCGCCTGGTGCATCCGTCACCACCGGCTCAAGACCTTCGTGCTGCGGCTGGCGCGCGACCTCAAGGAGCGCCGCAAGCCACCGCTGACCCTCGTGCGCCGCGGCCTGGTCCTCATGCGCGACGAGCCGCGCGTCGTCGCCCGGCACGTCGAGCTCGGCGCCCGCTGCGCCACCCCCCGCCAGGCCGAGCGCGAGCTCGCCGGCGCCTGA